The following proteins come from a genomic window of Gossypium raimondii isolate GPD5lz chromosome 5, ASM2569854v1, whole genome shotgun sequence:
- the LOC105770037 gene encoding arginase 1, mitochondrial, with translation MSSSGVVRRGIHYLQKLKAANIPSDLIEKGQNRVIDASLTLIRERAKLKGELVRALGGALASTSLLGVPLGHNSSFLQGPAFAPPRIREAIWCGSTNSATEEGKELNDPRVLTDVGDVPVQEIRDCGVDDDRLMSVISESVKLVMEEDPLRPLVLGGDHSISFPVVRAVSEKLGGPVDILHLDAHPDIYDCFEGNKYSHASSFARIMEGGYARRLLQVGIRSITTEGREQGKRFGVEQYEMRTFSKDCHFLENLKLGEGVKGVYISVDVDCLDPAFAPGVSHIEPGGLSFRDVLNILHNLEGNLVAADVVEFNPQRDTVDGMTAMVAAKLVRELAAKMSK, from the exons ATGTCGAGCTCGGGGGTAGTGCGAAGAGGAATTCATTATTTGCAAAAGCTAAAAGCCGCGAATATACCTTCTGATTTGATAGAAAAGGGCCAAAATCGTGTTATCGATGCTTCTCTTACCCTTATTCGGGAGAGGGCAAAGCTcaag GGAGAACTTGTGCGTGCTTTGGGCGGTGCTTTAGCATCAACATCACTGCTTGGAGTTCCTTTAGGACATAATTCATCGTTTCTTCAAGGACCCGCTTTTGCTCCTCCTCGTATTCGGGAGGCTATCTGGTGTGGCAGCACTAACTCAGCCACTGAAGAAG GCAAGGAACTAAATGATCCACGGGTGCTAACTGATGTTGGTGATGTCCCTGTCCAAGAAATACGTGATTGTGGTGTAGATGATGATAGATTGATGAGTGTCATAAGTGAATCTGTCAAGCTAGTAATGGAGGAG GATCCGTTACGCCCATTAGTTTTAGGCGGTGACCACTCGATATCCTTTCCTGTTGTAAGAGCGGTCTCTGAGAAGCTTGGTGGACCTGTTGATATACTTCATTTAGATGCCCATCCTGATATTTACGATTGTTTTGAAGGAAATAAGTATTCACATGCATCTTCTTTTGCTCGAATTATGGAGGGTGGTTATGCTAGGCGGCTTTTGcag GTCGGTATCAGATCGATAACAACTGAAGGGCGCGAACAAGGAAAAAGGTTCGGAGTGGAGCAATACGAAATGCGAACATTTTCAAAAGACTGTCATTTCTTGGAAAACCTG AAACTAGGGGAAGGAGTAAAGGGTGTGTATATTTCAGTAGATGTGGACTGTCTTGATCCAGCCTTTGCACCGGGGGTATCTCACATCGAACCGGGAGGCCTTTCCTTTCGTGATGTTCTCAATATCCTACACAATCTTGAAGGAAATCTGGTTGCTGCCGATGTAGTAGAGTTCAATCCACAACGTGACACCGTCGATGGAATGACTGCAATGGTTGCTGCTAAGCTTGTAAGAGAACTGGCTGCTAAGATGTCAAAATGA